A genomic segment from Salvia splendens isolate huo1 chromosome 13, SspV2, whole genome shotgun sequence encodes:
- the LOC121760547 gene encoding uncharacterized protein LOC121760547, with product MNFVFLVKQPPKKQRLPLSVARVSMKNQKDREEKLLQERAILGRFGSYSSSSSKKVPERKPAEDRILKSMQGDFRKGVLNIGYLLKPSAPEASNYKGRHPTGKGKKKKDGKKSHGKRKGGGGRGGGGGKRRH from the exons ATGAACTTTGTGTTTCTTGTTAAACAGCCTCCAAAGAAACAGAGGTTACCTCTTAGTGTTGCTAGAGTTTCAATGAAAAATCAAAAGGATAGAGAAGAGAAACTGCTTCAAGAG AGAGCTATACTTGGAAGGTTTGGATCCTACAGTAGCAGTAGTTCCAAGAAGGTGCCAGAGAGGAAACCAGCAGAGGACAGAATTCTGAAGTCGATGCAAGGCGATTTCAGAAAGGGGGTTCTCAACATCGGGTATCTGTTGAAGCCCTCAGCCCCTGAAGCCTCTAACTACAAGGGCAGACACCCTACAGgtaaagggaagaagaagaaagatggcaaGAAAAGTCATGGCAAGAGAAAGGGTGGTGGtggtagaggtggtggtggtggtaagAGGCGTCACTAG